From Coffea arabica cultivar ET-39 chromosome 10e, Coffea Arabica ET-39 HiFi, whole genome shotgun sequence, one genomic window encodes:
- the LOC113711408 gene encoding uncharacterized protein: MGNGYNYNHHLHQQSFYNKNSFLPLLCRVSIKDVKLREYKDRSCSFSDDPSSPKVSCMGKVKKTNRLIGFSTPYRLTAATATTATTTAKTNTNHQGHFKHKKLRRLFSGKNLITSFPATSSSSNTRYGAGNARSCREIILRRSGSRRSSKINNDDGGIDHVSISELDPPLPVIKKVQQPCEVNLWKRRSGGPALKSLQIEQIHVPRNNHLPLPAQTV, from the coding sequence ATGGGAAATGGATACAACTACAACCATCACCTTCATCAGCAAAGTTTCTATAACAAGAACTCATTCTTGCCACTTCTATGCCGAGTTTCCATCAAGGATGTCAAGTTAAGAGAGTACAAAGATCGTTCATGCTCCTTCTCCGACGACCCTTCATCCCCTAAAGTTAGTTGTATGGGTAAAGTCAAGAAAACCAACCGGTTAATCGGCTTTTCAACACCCTATAGGCTCACGGCCGCAACAGCTACAACAGCCACCACCACCGCGAAAACCAACACAAATCACCAAGGGCATTTTAAGCACAAAAAGCTCAGAAGATTGTTTTCCGGCAAAAACCTCATAACTAGCTTCCCGGCCACCAGCAGCAGTAGTAACACCAGGTACGGTGCTGGGAATGCTAGGAGCTGCAGAGAGATCATCCTGAGGAGAAGTGGTTCAAGAAGGTCTTCGAAGATTAACAATGATGATGGTGGTATTGATCATGTGAGCATTAGTGAACTGGATCCCCCATTGCCGGTGATCAAGAAGGTGCAGCAGCCATGTGAAGTAAATCTGTGGAAGAGAAGATCTGGTGGCCCGGCACTGAAAAGTTTACAGATTGAACAGATTCATGTACCTAGGAACAATCACCTGCCACTGCCAGCACAAACTGTGTAA